The Rubripirellula reticaptiva DNA window TCCAGCAGTCCATTTTCGTTGCGTGTGCGGAAGACGACTCCACTGGTCGCCTCCATCTCCCACGCCGTTTGTCCGCTACCCAAACGAGATGAACCGTAAGCCGAACCGGCATAGGAATGAGCTGCTTGACCAGGCTCAACGGAAAACCGCAGGCGATCGCAATCCAACGTCGATTGGCCGATCGAAATCGTATCCATCTTGGCGGCATCAAACGCCTGATCCCAACCCGATACTTCCTGCACGCCCACACGAACGCCTCGCAAGAAATCCAGATTTCGTGTCGTCAGATCGGCTTGCATCGAATCATTGAACGTCAAGTGAATACCAGTCATGTCGTCTTGCGCGCCATCAACCACGGTCGCTTTCGACGCGTTTGTCGACTTTCCGCTGGCCACACCGGATGTCGCCAGACCGCCAATCGTCCAGCCGCGATACCATCCTGGTCCTTGCCCGACCAATCGACCGCCTTCACCAGGTGCCATCGTCAAACGACGGGCAAAAACCAAGTGCTTGGTTTCGCGGACACCGTCGCGACCATAGTGCAATGCTTGGGCAATGACAGGACGATCATCGGCCTGCAGAATCGTGATTTTCTGAACCACCGCGTTCCGCATCGATGCCATGTCGCGCATTTGAACGCCCTCTTGAAGATCGACTTCTAAACGATCACCGCTAACTTTCAATTCCCAGGGTTCTCGGTCACTGATCAACGATGCATCAATATCGACACCCTCGGTCAACACTGCCTTCCGCCCGTCGAACAGCATTTCACCTTGCCAACGACAATGCGGTGGCTTTGTCCAAACAAATCCGCCGGACTTCGTGCCGCCATCGGTTCCGTTGCCTCCTGAAAGTCCTGTTGGCAATGCAGCTGTGGGAATCTGAAACTCGCCCGCCGCATTGATCCAAACCATATTGTCACTTGGCCGAATTTGAATTTGCGGCCCCACAAAAAAACCATCACCGAGCTCAAACCTTGCTGGCGCGGCCTCATTTCCCGACAGTTGCAAGACATCTTCGCCGCCGCCGTCAAGCAACTCTAAACTTTCACCTCGGAACCCAACGGCCATCGACTGTCCGCCCGTCTCGATCACGTGCTCGACTTCGACGCCACCAACAACGCTTAATTTTTTGGCACTCAGCCCCGACGCATTTCGGCGCAACTGGGCATTAATCGATGCTCCACGAACCATCGGGCGAGCACGCGCAACAGGGTCGACCAAGGCGGTCGCTGCCGTAGGCTGGGCCACCCATTGCCGCAGCTGCGAATCCGATTCTGTTCCAGCACCAGCACCAGCACCAGCACCAGAAACGCTAGTAACAATCCCGTCGTCGCCAACCACGGCGTCGTTGATAAAGTTCAACCACATCTCCTCGGTCTCGGCCGCGATCGCCGCGGTCTCAATCCGCACGTTCCCTTTGATGTTAAACCACTCGGGTACCATTGTCGGACGGGCGGCCGGTTTGCTCGACTTTGCATCTCCGACCACACTACCATCCGGACGGTCTGTGGTCGGCTGAGGCACAAAGAGCCCAAAGACAGAATCGGCTGCGAACTCACCACCATCAACCAACCACGCGCGAACGTTACCGTCGATCCGCAACTCGATGTCGGTGTTCAAGTCTTTCGCAGTTGTAACTCCCTTGGGTCGGATGTGAAGTCCGTCCCGCCAACGCGCTTCGCGAACTGAGTTTTGTGGATCTTTGATCGTGACGATTCCTGCACCGTCGGCATCAAGAATCCCTATGACTTCCGGATTCGCAGGATCAAACTGATAGATCAACTGTGCCAAACTTGCCGAAACAGGCCCCCGTCGCATGCGGATCCCTCGTCGACCGTTGGCCTGAAGTAGTCCAGTCAAAGTGTTGAGTTCGATGTTGTCGGCCGCCACCTCAGTATCAAAGCTAGGAATCTTCGCAATCGCCGGATCGCCCGTCGCTTTGATCTTAACCAACCAGTCCAGCGGCGACCGTCGCACAATCTCGCTGTTCATGGGGTCGTTGAGCGTCAGTTCTAAGTGCTGACAGTCAAAGCGATCGGCAAGAAGGCCGTCGACCTGGTATACCAACGACACCGATTCGCGCAGCAACAATTGATCGATTGCAAAGTCGTATTCGACACGGCCACCGCAGGCGATCGAAATCATCGCTTGCTTTTCCGAACCCGTGGCCGCATTCACCTTGGAGCCCTTCGACGCGAACAGGCCCCCGCCTTTCATTGGCATCACCAACTCGTCCAAATAGATAAGCTCCATCCGGTCCAACACTGGTGTCGATTGCTTGCCACGTGGCCCAGGGGCCGACAAATGGATCGTCAAGTCACGGCCGACCATGCGAGCCTCGCCGAAGGTCATGCGGATCGCTTCGGTCGTCCAGATTTTTCGATTGTCGATGCCAACATTCGCGGTGCGCAGTTCCAAAGCCGGGCGATCGCCCGACGATGCCGAGCCCGGCTGGCCAGCGTTTGATCCCGCTTCGCCAGCACGATAGATTCTCACGTCGCCTACCATCCGGCCCCAATCAATCGGTGGCGCACCACCACTCATCATGTCCAGCGACTCGGTGAACTTCAATTCAGCTCCCTCGGGTGCCTCGACGATCACAGGATCTTCCTCGTCGTCATTTCCCAAACCGCGGCCAATCACCACCGTAATAGGCCAAAGTTTCCAATGGGCATCGTCGGTTTGCTCCCAGTTTTCGAAGAGCAAAACGCCATGGCTGGTCTGCAAGCGTTTGCAAGATCCTCGCTGCCAAGCGCCTTCGGCAAACAAATCATTCAACGAGTCATCGCCACGATGTTCCGGCGATTTCTTCAAAGCGATCAGTTCGACATCCGGCGCCGACATCAATGGCGCCAGCGCATTGGTGTAGACGACCGCCAGTGCGGTCAGAAATATCAGCGCCGAAAAATATTGCGTCAGTCGATCCAACATAAATGAAACCGCTGCTCAACGAAAAGCCTTCACGCCGATCGTGGCAGGTGCTCCTCCCATCGCCTGTTGGATCTCATCAACCGTTCGATCATTTCTCGAAGCACACCTTCACCACCCGGTGTTTCCAAATTCCAGTCGGCGGCTTCACGAACGTCGCGTGCCGCATCGGCCGGGGCGACCGCCAAGCCAACGTGATGCATCACGGCAAGGTCGGGCAGATCGTCGCCGATATAAGCAACTTGGTCGGGCGTGCAACCTAACGATTTCATCATTTCAGTCGCGGCTGGCCATTTGTCTTCATAGCCCTGCTTGACCTCGACAATCCCCAGTTCGGTCGCGCGCCGCGTCACCATCGGGCTGCTACGAGCGGTCAGAATGCCAAATTGAAACCCCGACTTCATCCACAACTTGATGGCCAAACCGTCCCGAACATGAAAACGTTTTGTTTCCACACCGTCGGAATCGTAGACGATTCGTCCATCGGTCATCACGCCATCGACATCCGACAAGATGCATCGAATGGGGGCAGCAATTTCGGAATCAGAGCGTTGAGGTAGCGTCATCAAAGTTTGATCGGACAAAGTATGGTTTGACTAGAACTTTATAATTTTTACGGCATCCGAACTGGAATCGCTAAGCGACACGACATCCGTGATATCGATCAAGCCGATCGGTCGCGAGTCTTTGTCGATCACGGGCAATTCGCTGATCCGCCGATGCGACATTACCGCCATCGCTTCACGCAGCATCGAACCCGATTCGATGGTCGCGGCCTGTGTGGTCATGCGAGTTGAAATGGGTTGATCTAGTGACGCTTCGTCACGGCACTGCAGCAAGCGAGCCAGGTCACTGTCCGTAAAGATGCCTGCCATGCGGCCATCACGGTCGATCAACATGATCGCTCCGGTGCGACGACCTGACGTGACACCATCGACGCTCGGTTTAGCGATCATCGCTTCGCGGATCGTTGCGTCCTTCGACGCGACTCGGCACGAACCGATGGGACGCATTATCTGATTGACTGTCGCCAACTTTCGGCCCAGCGAACCGCCCGGATGAAAACGAGCAAAGTCTTGACTGGTAAAATTACGCAGACTGCTGGCTAGCATCG harbors:
- a CDS encoding KdsC family phosphatase; its protein translation is MTLPQRSDSEIAAPIRCILSDVDGVMTDGRIVYDSDGVETKRFHVRDGLAIKLWMKSGFQFGILTARSSPMVTRRATELGIVEVKQGYEDKWPAATEMMKSLGCTPDQVAYIGDDLPDLAVMHHVGLAVAPADAARDVREAADWNLETPGGEGVLREMIERLMRSNRRWEEHLPRSA